GAATCAACAAAGAGGTTACTGGTACGGTTGCAACAATGGGCATCAGTGAAAACGCGGTCATGAATACCGGTATGATTCTTGGTCTTGGTGCCATTTCAGTTGTTGCTTCGGCAGCATGTACTGAAGGGGCAAATGATCAAGCAACAGCGAGCGGAACGCAAATCTTGTTCCTCACAAAAGTAAATTAAAAACTATCTTTATTTTTTCTTTTTTTTTATAATAATAAATTCATTTCATTACACTTCATTGTACATGTTGTACATGTTATTATCGATAGGTTTATATACTAATTATGTGTATTGTAGTAAAGAAAGGGGAATTTGTTATGCCACAAAATAAACATAAGTATGGTATATTTAAAGCAGTTCTAGTATGTATCGTTGCATTGGTATTTGTAGTGCCAACGTCAGCCATACATGCTAACAATGAAAAAAATATCTTAGTTGCTCAGCGCCATGCACTTCATAAACAAGTAGTCAAACCGATTGGAAGAAATTCTGATGTTCTTCTATCAGTTGATAATCCTGATCATGATGATATTCACCCAAAGATAGTTGTAAATCCCAATAATGGTGTGATCGTTGTTTGTTATGAAAAAGAAAACGGACCTGATTCAACATTAATTCCACTTCTATATTCAGAAGATGGTGGAGAAACTTGGACACTGTATTTTGAATTTGATTCATCAGCAGGTCTTCAAGGATCGGGTGTATTAAACTCACCAGATTTAGCATATTCAGCAGCTGTAGATCAATTTTTCTGGACTGCAATCGATCCTCTCGCCGATATGTATAACGAGGAACTTGCTTGGATTGCTGGCGATATCGCAACTTCAACAGACTTTATGTGGTATGGTATTTCTGGTCAAGGATCAACTGATTATACTGAGGGAGCACTTACCTTTGTTGGGCAATGGCTTGTCGGGCTTGCTATTGATACTGCCTATGGATTTACCGGTGCACCTGGTCTTGGGTATATGTATTATGATGTAAGTCAATCAAACGTGTTTTTCCCAGAGGATATTAATTCAAATTGGGCTGCTGGTTTTTACTATGATGGTCAATCTGTACTTGAAACAGCACCTGCAAGTAAACCAGAAATGGCAACAGGATCTGAACGCATTTATATGATCATGGAACATGATCGTGCTGGTGTCCCAGAAATCGCCTTCAAAGCAACAGTTACTGATCTTGACCCATCCTCATCAACGTTTTTATTCACCAAAGGTGGTGGACCTAGCGGTATGGATAAATATGCTGATATCGAGGTATGGCCGATGGGA
The nucleotide sequence above comes from Candidatus Thermoplasmatota archaeon. Encoded proteins:
- a CDS encoding sialidase family protein; amino-acid sequence: MPQNKHKYGIFKAVLVCIVALVFVVPTSAIHANNEKNILVAQRHALHKQVVKPIGRNSDVLLSVDNPDHDDIHPKIVVNPNNGVIVVCYEKENGPDSTLIPLLYSEDGGETWTLYFEFDSSAGLQGSGVLNSPDLAYSAAVDQFFWTAIDPLADMYNEELAWIAGDIATSTDFMWYGISGQGSTDYTEGALTFVGQWLVGLAIDTAYGFTGAPGLGYMYYDVSQSNVFFPEDINSNWAAGFYYDGQSVLETAPASKPEMATGSERIYMIMEHDRAGVPEIAFKATVTDLDPSSSTFLFTKGGGPSGMDKYADIEVWPMGQFYLATDATDPDIAAKDTTVVAVYTKNGDVQAKISTDNGVNWQEYTVESDAGFGTVMINATGVIYCAYIKENNVYYKTSSDNGATWSTAVQVNDQDGTVVAEPGSVHIDQAGIVWTDARNGNSDIYFEAIGFQAQPMPKLEVTAITGGFGVGTVIKNTGKAPATNVDWTIKVTGGILGRINKEVTGTEATVPVNGQFAAATGIFFGLGSITIEVSAICDEGPSVTQTGSGTQIIIWTKIK